In Nocardioides daphniae, the DNA window CTGGAAGTCGGTGGCGCTGAAGCCCTCGCGCAGCTTGGAGTGGGCCAGTTCGAGCAGCTCGTCCAGCCCCATGGCGTTGCTCGCCTGCCGGATGAACCGGCGGGTGAGGTCGGCGAACCGGACGCGCTGGAGCAGCTCCTCGCGCTCCACGGCGTTGACCACGGCGGTGAAGCCGAGCTGGAGGCGGTCGGAGAGCTCGAGCAGGTCGTCGCCCTTGGGCCGTCGCCCGTCCTCGGGCTCGTCGAGGTGCAGCACGGCACGCAGCCGGTCGTCCTCGTCGGTGAGCAGCGCGACGATCATGTCGTCGGTGTGCCAGGCGTCCGGCCCCTCGATCTCCTCGAACGTCGGCATGTAGCCGTAGGTCTCGAGCAGGTCGTAGGTCTGCGGCGTACGCCACTCGCGGGCGATGAAGGTGAAGGCGCCGTAGGTCGCCCCGGTCTCGTAGACCGGGGCCATCACGTCGAAGGGGCGGGCCTGGCCGAGCAGCTTCGCCTCGGCGTCGGGGTTGTTGTGGATGGCGACGAACTCGAGCATCCGGTCGGCTCGGAGCACCTCGATGGCACAGACCTTGAAGGGGGTCTGCTCGGCGATCGACTCGGCGAAGCGTGCGATCGCCTGCCGGTCGGCAGGCGTGCCCCACATGTCCGTGCGCACGCGCTCGGCAGCCGGCGCTGGCTGCTGCCTTTCGTCCATCGACCCGTCCCCCATTGGCTCACTGTGCCACCGATCACATCAAACACGGGAACGTCACGCTCCTGTACCCCTTCGACACCGGGAAAATTCTGGTTACTCTTCAGTACATGACGCGCGAGATCTACAACGAGGACCACGAGGCATTCCGAGCATCGGTCAAGGAGTTCCTGGACCGTGAGGTCGTCCCCCACCTCGACACCTACACCGAGAACCACGGCCTGACCCGCGACTTCTGGCTCGCGGCCGGCGCAGCGGGCCTCCTGGGCCTGGAGATCCCGGAGGAGTTCGGCGGCTCCGAGGCCGGCGACTACCGCTTCAACGCGGTCATGACCGAGGAGCTGGCCAAGGTCAACATGACCCTGCCGAGCTGCCTGGGCATCCACGCCGACATCACCGTGCCCTACCTGGTGCACCTCACCGACGACGAGCAGAAGAAGCGCTGGCTGCCGAAGGCCGCCTCCGGCGAGCTGCTCACCGCCATCGGCATGACCGAGCCCGGCGGCGGCTCCGACCTCGCCAACCTGAAGACCACCGCGGTGCGCGACGGTGACGACTGGATCATCAACGGCTCCAAGACCTTCATCACCAACGGCGGCTCGGCCGACCTGGTGCTGGTCGCCGCCCGCACCGCCCCGGAGAAGAAGGCCAAGGGCATCTCGCTCTTCGCCGTCGACACCTCGCTGCGGGATTCTCCGTCGGCCGCGTGCTCGACAAGGTCGCCAGGACGACTCCGACACCGCCGAGCTGGCCTTCGAGAACGTCCGCGTCTCGAACGACGACCTGGTCGGCCCCCTCGACACCGGCTTCATCTCGATGATGCAGTTCCTGCCGCAGGAGCGCCTCGGCTCGGCCGTCACCAACCTGGCCCACGCTGCGCAGATCCTCGAGGAGACGATCCAGTACGCCAAGGACCGGAAGGCCTTCGGCGTCTCGATCGGCTCCTTCCAGAACACCCAGTTCCTGCTGGCCGAGCTGACCACCAAGGTCGAGGTCACCCAGGCCTACATCGACCAGTGCGTCATGAAGCACACCCGCCACGAGCTCACCCCGGTCGACGCCGCGAAGGCCAAGTGGTGGTCGTCGCAGGTGCAGTCGGAGGTGCTGGACCACTGCGTCCAGATCCACGGCGGGTACGGCTACATGAACGAGTACCGCGTGGCGCGTGCCTGGCGCGACGCCCGCGTGACGAAGATCTGGGCCGGCTCCAACGAGATCATGAAGATGCTGATCGGTCGTGATCTGGGTCTCTGACCCTGCATCCGACTCCACGGAAGGCCGTCACCCCTCGGGGTGGCGGCCTTCCTGCGTCCGGGCGGCTCCGCTCGACGGGCGCCAGGAGGGTCCCGAGAAATGAACGGCCGTTCGATCATTTCCCACACCCGCCCCCGGGCGGGCAACGAGCCGGCCCGTCAGGCAAGACACCCGGCGCCCTGTCGGCGCCAACTGCTTGGGTGGTCGTACGCACATTCCTCGGGAGGGCATGCGATGCGACGCTTCACCTTGCGTACGACGACGGCACTGGTCGGCACGGCACTGGCGGCCTCACTGGTCGCGGGGTGTGCCCAGGAACCGCCCGCGGCCGAGCCGCGACGCAGCGTCAGCCCCGAACCCAGCGCGGAACCGTCCGACTCACCCTCGGAGTCTCCTTCCGAGTCGGTCGACCCCGAGGAGCCGCAGGAGGTCGAGACGGCCGTCGAGCGGCCCTCCCCCTTCCGCCGGATCCCCGACGGCCTGGTGGAGACACCGTCGGAGGTGGAGCTCGGGCGGCTCTCGGTCGGGGGACGGGACAGGCTGAGCGGTGAGAAGTTCGCGATCGCCGTGGCCCAGTTCATCGTCGACACCGGTGAGGCCCGCAACCAGGGCGCGGTGATCGACGCGGTCGCCTCCCCGCGACTCTCCGAGACGGCCCGAGACCAGGTGGTCGCCGACTACGACGGGCAGCGCGGCCTCCAGGTGGAGCGGGTCCTCACGGCCGACGGAGAGACCTGGATGCGCTCCGGCACCACCGGCAAGCGGAAGGCGCCCCGCGAGGTGCGCGTCGAGCTGGCCGGGGTGATGGACAACGGCGTCCCCGACCAGGTCTTCGTGGGCGCGGTCCGCGTCGACGTCGTACGCCGCGCCGGTCGCTGGGAGGTCTCGCACGTCGCCGGCCCCGCCGTGCGCGCCCCGCTCCCCACGCGGCTCGCCAGCGTGAAGCCGTTCCTCGAGGGGCGGCACTGGCGCCAGCTCCCGGCAGTCGGTGACGCGAGGAAGCCGGCGGCCGAGCCCGGGCGCAAGCCCAGGCCCGACCGAGCCTCCGCCAAGAGGAAGAGGAAGCGCTGACTCAGCTGGTCGCCAGCCGCGTGTTGTCGATCTCGGGGTAGTGCCGACGCATCGCGACCTTGCGCTCCAGCTCCTCGATGATCCGCGGCGCGAA includes these proteins:
- a CDS encoding acyl-CoA dehydrogenase family protein, whose translation is MMQFLPQERLGSAVTNLAHAAQILEETIQYAKDRKAFGVSIGSFQNTQFLLAELTTKVEVTQAYIDQCVMKHTRHELTPVDAAKAKWWSSQVQSEVLDHCVQIHGGYGYMNEYRVARAWRDARVTKIWAGSNEIMKMLIGRDLGL